The Antennarius striatus isolate MH-2024 chromosome 11, ASM4005453v1, whole genome shotgun sequence genome window below encodes:
- the mrps6 gene encoding small ribosomal subunit protein bS6m, translating into MPRYELSLILKAMQRPQVAAILRRSVETLISRGAVVRDLENLGERLLPYKIKKHRTTNVRGIYFLVDFYASPAILPALLDHLHRDVDVVRPTILKKDAEVSSRNCCGPEQ; encoded by the coding sequence ATGCCTCGCTACGAACTCTCCTTGATCCTGAAGGCGATGCAGCGTCCGCAGGTAGCCGCCATTCTCAGGCGGAGCGTGGAGACGTTGATATCGCGGGGTGCAGTGGTGAGGGACCTGGAGAACCTGGGAGAGAGACTGCTGCCCTACAAGATCAAAAAACACAGAACGACGAACGTCAGAGGGATTTACTTTCTGGTTGACTTTTATGCATCCCCCGCCATCCTGCCGGCATTACTGGATCACCTGCACCGCGACGTGGACGTTGTGAGGCCCACTATCCTGAAGAAGGACGCCGAGGTTTCCAGCAGGAACTGCTGCGGTCCCGAGCAGTGA